From a single Botrytis cinerea B05.10 chromosome 4, complete sequence genomic region:
- the Bcnup133 gene encoding Bcnup133, translating into MFSPTVNAGAPAPVRSSRRRPRPHSNENSIAQPKSKRVRSSYDDQTFAPNGTPEMEEAKNNKVATLTRRESPKEVPSQRREIVVRGKKSKGTDRAGKGDGSVVLTKNDTYTVSKLPALPDQIRADIAARQHGAIYSDSGYALALTHSHAFVWPYAINIPSPETFTFALPHSNKHITDPLPLGSLVSPSASSSEPGLVVVIPTGKITYWESIASAATLDLIKLKSNGVGSSIPGMLSGETVVQLLNAETAGFVLAFSTGRLAYLRVRDGHGRPEVSVQFLRGSSGPLAGGIFGSLRNVLSSTAWRGDIAAVRAGPQEHVGDRNVVVATGKGRIQLWNLQRDGQNALHGEAEGREAIVLEMKKAEPILFDLSIETFEILDFTFMPRTPEDRDNEGDRLLLLTSLSNRYTTHYTLVDVVLRRDQLIVEDVRLLKSYTTPVNKNAISKARIYLPNPALVAYVVFDRAVVVVSRAKQVESPDSQLRSENHTLSPSFEDVVDFREDTNVEIVGSGMEEPQNIPHGIEEAKSFKYKAKHPATVLLVRGGGVIRVAATDIDKLASNKGQQVTAKSKLEQAVFFGTMAQNPLSFAGRSEFQFPPEEVGAAALELSLEIVASRTPFIPSVSASLEQHLKRRATALHDLAKHLKATGVEIDRLTRWKLLWDAERMTAATIIWQRYDALIRELPEDQKRGLLADLVDHIHEDLKTEPVAERGEVDRVRHFFIHDVFRLELAIPWAYQMLKYAWTNGQVPPSSVMETLSQSNDVMICALDGAFDFRMNNLRLYGLQSEIISHGILEEGYEGLPEIWTSTFYIAENIRKQTDLVSALLGDFWNKPAAEDSPDPTTLEKIRLEHPTLIDVAIRSNLERIRWVSAQDSPQLQMQAEGLQTLQFNAQDKQLQRLADTFALPDEAMRLAEKHEILQTLATVLMYEVGICADGLRIPGIDEENYENLKKREQDLRDRMDKSFANFGASWAAALYEYYIGTGEIQQMLDDYQNQRAFLTAFLRDKPEYAKIGWIHEITRERDYDEAARMLLELGLDRERDVWSKKVELSIGKLSRMAGRNYSQANGILIPDGGESELVRANQELGLIKIQDLVYKYIYPTISTAIDDNAEVQLALETHGNKGLKQQFSFMNLLESSMTHLVKHETMDAFCLVDLLTLMGDNFRAMEQDEFSMSRFYWALEAIRLGVTNKEEKLLMQRVIWRRCLLRDDWAAMNNTEAKDDQFVEDQLKTTALYWTLKACFKNRIFEKDLTIKSLTPEEVIGACTEELEQRWSRIDASMRERMMQDYQIEDDALTQYIDTARIDKWHQQAVELAKQDFREEIGAETSTGSAMDREAARTLEELERSIADNEKGKAEGMLLSKPRHRAKIGYDGRGSASGSRSGSGRPGSFRSSLKLY; encoded by the exons ATGTTTTCACCTACAGTCAACGCTGGCGCTCCAGCTCCAGTAAGGAGTAGCAGAAGACGGCCACGCCCTCATTCGAACGAGAACTCAATAGCACAGCCAAAAAGCAAGAGAGTGAGAAGCTCATACGATGACCAGACGTTTGCGCCAAATGGTACACCCGAAATGGAGGAAGCAAAAAACAACAAAGTAGCTACTTTGACGAGGCGCGAAAGTCCCAAGGAGGTACCAAGTCAAAGACGAGAAATTGTTGTGCGAGGAAAGAAGTCGAAAGGAACAGATAGGGCTGGGAAAGGAGATGGCAGTGTGGTCCTT ACCAAAAATGATACCTATACAGTCAGTAAACTGCCAGCGCTCCCAGATCAAATTCGCGCAGATATCGCAG CTCGTCAGCACGGCGCAATTTATTCAGATAGCGGTTATGCACTTGCTCTCACCCATTCCCATGCATTCGTCTGGCCCTACGCTATCAACATCCCTTCCCCCGAAACCTTCACATTCGCGTTACCTCATAGCAATAAGCACATAACCgatcctcttcctcttggTTCGCTGGTCTCGCCCTCTGCGTCATCTTCGGAGCCTGgtcttgttgttgttataCCCACTGGTAAAATTACATATTGGGAGTCTATTGCTAGCGCCGCTACGCTTGatcttatcaaattaaaaagCAATGGAGTCGGATCGAGTATACCAGGAATGCTTTCCGGAGAAACTGTTGTGCAACTGTTGAATGCGGAAACAGCCGGGTTTGTCCTGGCATTCAGTACTGGCCGATTGGCCTATCTACGAGTCAGGGATGGACATGGAAGACCCGAAGTGTCTGTTCAATTCTTGAGAGGCTCAAGCGGACCATTGGCAGGCGGCATATTTGGGAGTCTTAGAAATGTACTTTCTAGTACAGCATGGCGTGGAGACATTGCCGCCGTTCGCGCCGGACCACAGGAGCATGTAGGAGACAGAAATGTTGTTGTCGCAACAGGAAAGGGGAGAATACAGCTTTGGAATCTCCAGAGAGACGGGCAGAATGCTCTTCACGGGGAAGCTGAAGGGCGGGAAGCAATTGTtctggaaatgaaaaaggcGGAGCCTATCCTATTCGATCTCTCAATAGAAACCTTTGAGATTCTCGATTTTACCTTCATGCCACGAACACCAGAGGACCGCGACAACGAAGGAGATCGCTTACTTTTGCTAACATCCCTCTCTAATCGATACACCACTCATTATACTCTTGTTGATGTTGTACTTAGGCGGGATCAATTGATTGTGGAAGATGTTCGACTACTCAAATCTTACACTACTCCGGTCAACAAGAATGCGATTTCAAAAGCTCGAATTTATCTACCAAATCCCGCACTGGTTGCATATGTCGTCTTTGACcgtgctgttgttgttgtttcaAGGGCAAAACAAGTTGAATCGCCCGACTCCCAGCTTCGGTCTGAGAATCATACACTTTCGCCATCGTTCGAAGATGTGGTAGACTTTAGAGAGGATACCAATGTTGAGATTGTCGGATCCGGCATGGAAGAACCCCAAAACATTCCACATGGAATTGAGGAAgcaaaatcattcaaatacAAAGCAAAGCACCCGGCTACTGTTCTCCTCGTTCGGGGTGGGGGTGTGATTCGTGTGGCAGCTACCGATATTGATAAACTTGCGTCCAACAAAGGACAGCAAGTCACTGCGAAAAGCAAGCTGGAACAAGCAGTGTTTTTTGGTACAATGGCGCAAAATCCTTTAAGCTTTGCAGGAAGATCAGAATTTCAGTTCCCCCCGGAAGAAGTTGGAGCTGCTGCTCTAGAATTAAGTTTAGAGATCGTGGCATCTAGGACTCCTTTCATTCCCTCGGTGTCTGCGTCGCTGGAACAACATCTGAAAAGACGAGCAACAGCTCTTCATGATCTTGCTAAGCATCTCAAAGCTACTGGCGTAGAAATTGATAGACTTACACGATGGAAGTTACTTTGGGATGCAGAGAGAATGACGGCAGCAACAATCATCTGGCAGCGGTATGATGCCCTAATTCGAGAATTGCCAGAAGACCAAAAACGTGGGCTTCTCGCGGATCTCGTAGATCATATTCATGAAGACCTTAAAACCGAGCCTGTTGCCGAAAGAGGTGAAGTCGATCGCGTTCgacatttcttcattcatgaTGTTTTTAGATTAGAATTGGCGATACCATGGGCATACCAGATGCTCAAGTACGCCTGGACGAATGGCCAAGTTCCTCCTTCTTCAGTAATGGAGACGCTCAGTCAATCTAATGATGTGATGATTTGCGCATTGGATGGTGCGTTTGACTTTCGAATGAATAATTTGAGGCTGTATGGATTACAATCGGAGATAATTTCGCATGGGATATTAGAAGAAGGCTATGAGGGACTTCCAGAAATTTGGACCTCGACTTTCTACATTGCAGAAAATATTCGGAAGCAAACAGACCTTGTCTCTGCGCTACTCGGCGACTTTTGGAATAAGCCTGCTGCAGAAGACAGCCCTGATCCTACAACCCTCGAGAAAATTCGACTAGAGCATCCTACTCTTATCGATGTGGCCATCCGATCCAATTTGGAGAGGATACGTTGGGTTTCGGCTCAAGACTCGCCACAACTTCAAATGCAGGCAGAAGGACTTCAAACCCTACAGTTCAATGCACAAGATAAACAATTACAACGCCTTGCAGATACCTTTGCTCTTCCCGATGAAGCAATGAGATTGGCTGAAAAGCACGAGATTTTACAAACGTTGGCAACTGTACTGATGTACGAGGTCGGTATTTGTGCCGACGGGCTTCGAATTCCGGGCATTGACGAAGAAAACTATGAAAATCTGAAAAAGCGAGAACAAGACCTCCGTGACCGGATGGATAAGTCTTTCGCAAACTTCGGTGCGAGTTGGGCAGCCGCTCTATATGAATACTACATTGGCACGGGAGAAATACAACAGATGCTCGATGATTATCAAAATCAGCGAGCATTCCTCACTGCTTTCCTACGTGACAAACCGGAGTACGCTAAGATTGGTTGGATTCATGAGATCACTCGAGAAAGGGATTACGATGAGGCCGCGAGAATGCTTCTTGAACTTGGATTAGATCGAGAGCGTGATGTTTGGAGCAAAAAAGTCGAACTTAGTATCGGCAAGCTTTCACGCATGGCAGGTCGCAATTATAGTCAGGCAAACGGGATCCTAATTCCCGACGGAGGTGAATCAGAACTTGTCAGAGCAAATCAAGAGCTTGGATTGATTAAAATTCAAGATCTCGTTTACAAGTATATATACCCCACCATCAGTACAGCTATCGATGATAACGCGGAAGTCCAACTTGCTTTAGAAACTCATGGCAACAAGGGTTTGAAGCAACAATTTTCTTTCATGAACCTTCTTGAAAGTAGCATGACTCATCTGGTCAAGCATGAAACGATGGATGCATTTTGTTTGGTTGATTTACTTACCCTCATGGGTGATAATTTCAGAGCCATGGAACAAGATGAATTCAGCATGAGCAGATTTTATTGGGCACTTGAAGCCATCCGCTTGGGTGTCACaaataaagaagagaagttgCTTATGCAGCGTGTTATTTGGAGACGTTGTCTCTTGAGAGATGACTGGGCTGCGATGAATAATACAGAGGCTAAAGATGATCAATTTGTAGAAGATCAGTTGAAGACAACAGCTCTGTATTGGACACTCAAAGCCTGCTTCAAGAATC gTATCTTCGAAAAGGATCTCACTATCAAGTCACTGACTCCTGAAGAAGTCATTGGTGCATGTACAGAAGAGCTGGAACAACGCTGGTCTCGAATTGACGCTAGTATGCGCGAACGCATGATGCAAGactatcaaattgaagacgATGCATTAACACAATATATCGACACGGCTAGAATAGATAAGTGGCATCAACAAGCAGTGGAGCTTGCCAAACAAGACTTCAGAGAGGAAATTGGAGCGGAAACGTCAACTGGATCGGCCATGGATAGAGAGGCGGCTAGGACGCTcgaagaattggagagaagtATAGCAGATaatgaaaagggaaaggcAGAAGGAATGCTCTTGTCGAAACCAAGACATAGGGCGAAGATAGGATATGATGGAAGAGGGAGTGCGAGTGGGAgtagaagtggaagtggacGACCGGGAAGCTTTAGAAGCTCACTTAAGTTGTATTGA